One Malania oleifera isolate guangnan ecotype guangnan chromosome 9, ASM2987363v1, whole genome shotgun sequence DNA segment encodes these proteins:
- the LOC131164560 gene encoding trihelix transcription factor ASIL2-like gives MSTPPRKFPLPCWTHDETLALIDAYREKWYSLHRASLRAPDWDNVAATVARRCNLVSPPKTAVQCRHKIEKLRKRYRSEKHRSVSYPGRFFSSWVFFPNMDSMEIGLSSAVGSNRNPNPRGSRMKNCRRVEGKSSHNFDTDRKLDGDMGVGGQGFWGKTLVDFDHDANDIATPADWNCRKMDSSNCNKPKCSAVESHYNADDEVEATGVFSTRTPVLGAKKNGKVYGISSPDVDRSSSSAYRFGKRSVDGGSKRVVNPIADMISAIKLLGDGYVKMEKMKMEMAREMEKMRMEMEMKRIEVIIESQQQIVDAFVSRILEEKKKKKKMKLVLPDS, from the exons ATGTCCACGCCTCCCCGAAAATTCCCCCTCCCCTGCTGGACCCACGACGAGACACTCGCCCTCATCGACGCCTACCGCGAAAAATGGTACTCTCTTCACCGCGCCAGCCTCCGCGCCCCTGACTGGGACAATGTCGCCGCCACCGTCGCCCGCCGCTGCAACCTCGTCTCGCCGCCCAAGACCGCCGTCCAGTGCCGCCACAAGATCGAGAAGCTCCGCAAGCGTTACCGCTCTGAGAAGCACCGATCCGTCTCCTACCCGGGCCGATTCTTCTCCTCCTGGGTTTTCTTCCCCAACATGGATTCCATGGAAATTGGGCTCTCCTCGGCTGTCGGATCGAACCGAAATCCGAATCCCAGAG GGTCCAGGATGAAGAATTGCCGCAGAGTTGAAGGGAAATCTAGTCATAATTTTGATACTGATCGCAAACTCGATGGAGACATGGGTGTCGGTGGTCAAGGGTTTTGGGGAAAAACCCTAGTTGATTTTGATCATGATGCCAATGATATAGCAACCCCAGCTGATTGGAATTGTCGCAAGATGGATAGTAGTAATTGTAACAAACCCAAGTGTTCTGCTGTTGAATCCCATTACAATGCTGACGACGAAGTCGAAGCCACTGGTGTGTTTAGCACAAGAACTCCAGTACTTGGAGCAAAGAAGAACGGGAAGGTATATGGGATTTCTAGCCCCGATGTTGATAGATCGTCTTCTTCTGCATACAGATTCGGGAAGAGGAGTGTGGATGGTGGGAGTAAGAGAGTGGTGAATCCAATTGCAGATATGATATCTGCAATTAAATTACTGGGGGATGGATACGTGAAGATGGAGAAGATGAAGATGGAAATGGCCAGAGAGATGGAAAAAATGcgaatggaaatggaaatgaagcGCATCGAAGTGATAATCGAGTCACAGCAGCAGATTGTGGATGCTTTTGTTTCAAGGATTttggaggagaagaagaagaagaagaagatgaaactGGTGTTGCCTGATTCCTAG
- the LOC131164559 gene encoding cationic amino acid transporter 6, chloroplastic-like — translation MAAIQHAPNGICFSSYLHSLSQTPHRLRRRMLATWTPDQELNKVRLRSGAEMKRKLNWYDLVALGVGGMLGVGVFVTTGHVALHISGPSVFMSYIIAGISALLSSLCYTEFSVEIPVAGGAFSYLRLTFGEFVGYFAGANILMEYVLSNAAVARSFTEYLCCAFGVTNPNSWRIEVDGLVKGYNMLDFPAVAIIILLTLCLCHSTKESSILNLMMTVFHVVFFGFVIIAGFNNGSAKNLVKPNGLAPFGVKGILDGAAIVYFSYIGYDSVSTTAEEIKNPSRSLPLGIVGSVLIVSALYCLMALSLCVMVPYNEISDTTSFSLAFQNMGWKWASNVVGAGASLGIVASLLVAMLGQARYLCVIGRARLVPSWLANVHPSTGTPLNATLFLGVCTASVALFTELEKVIGMISIGTLMVFYLVANALIYRRHVINGSNSPCYTFLFIFLLSSCSIGFSLSWKLNQHWWCQTVFAGSVVIITAFFHYMLPCHPKPSEWSVPFMPWPAAVSIFLNIFLMTTLEKLSFQRFGIWACFITLFYVLYGVHSTYKAEEMEVEMGIVEVKTNSSTQQKKLDVQVL, via the exons ATGGCAGCCATTCAACATGCACCCAATGGCATTTGCTTCTCGAGTTACCTTCATTCCCTCTCCCAAACGCCCCACAGGCTCAGAAGGAGAATGTTAGCCACATGGACTCCAGACCAAGAACTCAATAAGGTGAGGCTAAGGTCTGGTGCAGAGATGAAGAGGAAACTCAATTGGTATGACTTGGTTGCTCTTGGTGTTGGAGGAATGCTTGGTGTTGGAGTTTTTGTTACTACCGGTCATGTCGCCCTCCATATATCCGGTCCTTCTGTCTTCATGTCCTATATAATTGCAGGAATTTCAGCTCTCCTTTCTTCCTTGTGTTACACTGAATTCTCTGTTGAGATTCCGGTTGCTGGAGGTGCCTTCAGTTATTTACGACTAACCTTTG GGGAATTTGTGGGTTATTTTGCTGGGGCAAACATACTGATGGAGTATGTGTTATCAAATGCTGCAGTAGCAAGAAGTTTCACCGAGTATCTATGCTGTGCTTTTGGAGTGACTAATCCAAACTCCTGGAGAATTGAAGTGGATGGCCTAGTAAAGGGTTATAACATGTTGGACTTCCCAGCTGTCGCAATTATTATTCTTCTCACTCTCTGTCTTTGTCATAG CACTAAGGAGAGCTCTATACTTAACCTAATGATGACAGTCTTTCATGTGGTTTTCTTTGGATTTGTTATAATTGCTGGTTTCAACAATGGAAGTGCCAAAAACTTGGTAAAGCCAAACGGGCTAGCTCCTTTTGGTGTCAAAGGCATCCTTGATGGCGCAGCTATCGTTTACTTCAGCTATATCGGATATGACTCGGTTTCAACCACAGCAGAAGAAATCAAAAACCCTTCAAGGAGCCTTCCTCTGGGCATCGTGGGCTCTGTCCTGATAGTCTCTGCACTTTATTGCCTCATGGCCTTGTCTTTGTGTGTCATGGTTCCTTATAATGAG ATATCAGATACCACGTCGTTTTCTCTTGCTTTCCAAAACATGGGTTGGAAATGGGCAAGCAACGTTGTAGGGGCTGGAGCAAGCCTGGGAATTGTGGCTTCACTCCTGGTTGCCATGCTAGGCCAAGCAAGGTACCTTTGTGTTATTGGAAGAGCCCGGCTTGTGCCTTCCTGGTTAGCAAACGTCCATCCTTCAACAGGCACTCCATTGAATGCCACACTTTTCTTGG GGGTCTGTACGGCATCTGTTGCTCTCTTCACGGAGCTGGAGAAAGTGATTGGAATGATATCTATCGGCACACTCATGGTGTTCTATCTGGTGGCAAATGCTCTTATCTACCGCCGACATGTGATCAATGGCAGCAACTCGCCATGTTACACTTTCCTGTTCATCTTCCTCCTATCGTCTTGCTCAATTGGCTTCTCTTTGTCATGGAAGCTCAATCAACACTGGTGGTGTCAAACAGTTTTTGCTGGGTCTGTAGTCATTATCACTGCTTTCTTCCACTACATGCTCCCTTGTCATCCCAAGCCTTCTGAATGGTCTGTGCCATTCATGCCATGGCCCGCTGCAGTATCGATCTTCCTTAACATCTTCCTCATGACTACACTCGAAAAACTCTCATTCCAAAGGTTTGGCATATGGGCATGTTTTATAACTTTGTTTTATGTGCTATATGGTGTTCATTCAACTTACAAGGCGGAGGAGATGGAGGTGGAGATGGGGATTGTTGAGGTGAAGACAAACTCATCAACCCAACAAAAGAAATTAGATGTCCAAGTGTTatga